The Sinorhizobium fredii USDA 257 region CTCTCTCATCTTCGCCTGCAGTGCCGGTGTGACGTCCAGGCCGCGCGCCTCCAGGATGAGCGGCACCACGGCCAGGCGCGCGGTCAGATCGTTGCGCGTGTCGTGGGCCGCCTGCCACAGACCATCGTGGGCCGGCAGGTCGCCATAGTCGGAGCCTAGATCGTTAAGCCTTTGCCGCACCAGCCGAAAATGCTTGGCCTCCTCGAAGGCAACCTGCATCCATCCATCGAAGAAGGATTGCGGCACGGGCTCCGTGGCGAAGCGAGCGACGATGTCGAGCGCGAGATCGACGGCATTCAATTCGATATGCGCGATCGCATGGAGCAGTGCGATTCTGCCCTTCGGCGAGCCGAGGGAACGCCGCTTGACCTGTGTCGGCGGCGTGAGGATGGGCTTTTCCGGTCTGCCGGGCCGTGCCGGAACGGGACGATCGAGCGGCGATCGCAAGGAGAGCGTCCGCGCTTGCCAGCGCCGTGTGGCCTTCTGCGCGAGCTCGGTTTTGACGGTCAGGTCACTTGCGCGGAGCGCTTCGACGGCAGCGCCGCGCAGACTGTGGAATTGCGGGAGCACGGCCATCGATCGCTCAGCCGGTACGCAGAGCTTTCGCCGCGGTGAGAACGTCCTCGGCGTGCCCGTCCACCCGGACCTTTTCCCAGACGTGATTGATGATGCCCGCCGCGTCGATCAGAAAAGTCGTCCGTTCGACCCCCATATATTTGCGGCCGTACAGGCTCTTTTCCGCCCAGACGCCATAGGCGTTGACGACAGTTTTCTCCTCGTCCGCCGCAAGCGCGACGGCGAGGTCGTGCTTCTTGGCAAATCGGTCATGGCTTTTGACCGAATCGGGCGAGATACCGATCAGCGCCACACCGGCCGACGCGAACGCTTCCGAGAGGCCGGAGAAGGAAATCGCTTCCACGGTGCAGGTCTTGGTGTCGTCCTTAGGATAGAAGAACAACACAACCGGCTTGCCGCGAAGAGCAGACAATGAAATCGAGCCGCCGCCGTCGCGAGCAAGTTCGAATTCCGGGGCGGGATCGCCGGGCCGCAAAGGTGCCATGATTAAGCCTTTCTTACGCCAAGTTTTATCGACATTTCGCAAATAGGGGATACCCAAGATCGTCGCGGTCCGTCCAGCAGGTTTGCGACTGCATTGACAGCCGCCCGACGGCTTTTATGGCTACGAGCCGTAAAGAATGCCACGTCGCGGGACAAAGGGCACTCCAGCGCCGCGTCCCTTCAGACGCACACGGATCGCTGTAGCGCTTTGAATTGCTGCATGTTTTATCCTTGTTCGGCTTCGACCTGGGAAACCTGCAGTAGGCTGTCGCGCGCTTTCCACAGCAACCACAGCGAAGCGTGGTGACTTGGTTCGGCGACTTATGATCTACAGGATACAACGATCCGGCGCGCATGATGGCGATCCGGACAGGAAGAATGCAATGCAGCAAGCAGGTGGAGGAATCCCGCGCCGATGAGTGATATCCGCGGCGAAAGGGTTTGCTTTCGCAAGGAAGACATCGTCGCGCTGGACGCGCTGCCCTCGGCCCAGGCCCGTGACCCGGTTATTGTGCACACGCCCCTGTCCGGTGGCATGCTGCGTCGTTTCGGCAAGATTCTGCTCTGCTTTTCGCTTGTGGCCTTCGTCGTCATCGCGTCGTTAGTCGCGGTTATCGAAAGCGGGCTCGCCGACGGTCCCTTGAACGCTCGTGCGCGCACTGCGCTCAACACTGCCCTTGGCGCCAACTACAATGCCGAGGTCGAAAGCACAGTTATCCGTGTCACTGGCCAGGGCGCGCTTGCGCTCAAGGCGCGCGGGGTGACACTGAACGACCGCGCCTCCGGCCGCCCGGTCGCCAAGCTGGCGGCCGTCTCGATCGCACTTGATCCTTTGGCCCTGATGACCGGCCGCATAGCCGTGTCGCGGCTGGAAGCGGAAGGAGGGGAGCTCGATACAGGGTTGTTGCCGCGTGGCGAGCCCATAGACCTGACGGCGATTCGTATCGCGGACACCGGCACGGCGCTCGAAAAGCTGTTCGCGCATATCGATGCGATGTCGCGGCTGACGGCGCGGAGTGCGACACGGACCGTTCAGCTTTCGGATCTGACGCTGTCTGTGACCGGATCCCGCGGGCGGATCGTTCCGGTCGATGTAAGGATGCTTGCATTCAGCCGCGACGCCGATGGCGCCATCCGCGTCGACGGCTCCATTGCCATCGACGGCAAGGAAGCACAGCTCGAGGCGAGGGCCGTCGGCCAGGACGAACACATCGCCGGCATCGAGGCGGTCTTTAGATCCCTGCCGCTGTCGCCTTTTCTGTACCACGACAAATCCGGCAGCGAGGATGCCTTCGGGATCGACGCTGCCGCCGAGGTCAGCCTCAGAGCGACGCGCGCCGCGGACAGCGCGAAGCCGGCCTTGGAGGTCGGCATCAGGACTTCTCAGGGATCATTTCACGCCGGAGGACTCGTCTCCGCGCTCAAGCCGTCGGAACTGAACGCTTCCTACGATTTCGAACGCGCTTCGGTCGAGATATTGCCGTCAGCGGTCAAGATCGGACGCTCGGTCTTTCCCTTCACCGGTGCCTTGATTGACCTAGACAAAGTCTCCGATGGAAGCCAGACGGGCTTTGCCGTCGATCTGCTGCTGAAAGACGCGAGCTCCGAGCCGGAAGACATGCAGGAGCGTCCGCTATCCTTCGACGCGAAGGCGAATGGCCGATTCGAAACTGGTAGCCACCGGCTGATCTTCGACCAGCTGGCCATATCGAGCCCGCTCGGATCCATGGCGGGCTCGCTCGCGGTCGCCTTCGGCAAGACGTCGCCTCAGATCGATTTCGCTGCGGTGAGCGACCACATGCAGCCAACGGCGATCAAGCAATTGTGGCCCTGGTGGGTAGCCAAGGGCGCCCGACGATGGGCGATCGGCAATCTCTTCGGCGGTACGGTGACGGATGCGCGCATAGAGGTGTCGATCCCGGAGGGACGAATTGCGAACAGTGATGGCGAACTGAAGCTCAACGAGGACGAGCTCAATATCAACTTCTCTATAGATAACACGCGCGTCAACATCGCCGGCGAAATTCCGCCGCTGCGCGATACCGCCGGGCATTTCAAACTGAGTGGCGAACGCATGACGGTCGACGTTCGGCGCGGCGCGGCGTTTTTCCCGTCCGGACGCTCCGTGGCTCTGAACGGCGGCGACTTCGTCATTCCGGATGTCTACAGCAAGCCGCTGATGGCGGAGATGAAGATCGAGGTCGGCGGCGAGGCCGACTCCATTGCCGAGCTTGTCAGTTACAAGCCGATCCGGGCCCTGCAGAAGACCCCCTTCGTGCCCGAGGATTTTACCGGCCCGATGAGCGCATTGGTCGGTGCCCGCTTCGGCCTGATCTCAAATCAGAATCCACCGCCGCCCTTATGGCAAGCGGAAATGCAGTTGCAGAAGGTGTCGATAAACCGGCCGGTTTCCGGCCGCGAGATCGCCGATCTGTCGGGAGCGATGCGGATCGACAACACCCGAGCGGTTCTCGACGCCGATGCTCTGATCGACGGCGCAGAAATGCGCATCGCCCTGACCGAGCCGGTGGATCCGAAGGCGAATGTCAAGCGGACACGCGCGATCTCCGGAACTCTCGACGATGCGGCGCGCCGCAAGATCGCCCCTGCCTTGTCCGGCATCGTCAGCGGGCCGGTCGGCGTGGAGGTGGCGCTTTCGGATGACGGCAGTCAGTCCGTCAAGGCGGATCTCGGAAAAGCGGCCCTGTCACTGCCGTGGATCGGCTGGAACAAGGGCGCCGGCATTGCCGCCAATGCCGAATTCACGGTGAAGAAAAGCGAGACTCTGACGGAGATAGCTGATTTCCGCATCCAGGGCGATGGATTCGGTGCAGCCGGAGATCTCCGCGTCGACGACCGCGGCCTCGCATCGGCCCGATTGCACGACGTGCGCCTGACCAACGGCGACGATTTTGCCGTGACAGTCGAGCGAGCAAGGGGCGGTCATGTGGTGACACTCACCGGCTCGTCGGCAGATATCAGGCTGCCGCTGGCGCGAGCGAAGGGCGAGTCCGGCTCCGGTGCCGACGGCAATGTGAAGATCAGCGCCCGGCTCGACCGTGTCGTCGGCTTCAACGGCGAGGTCCTTTCCAATGTGAGCTTTGCTCACTCGAGCCGCGGGCAAGAGATCGACGATATCGACCTGTCGGCGGTAACCACAAGCGGGCAGGCGGTGGTCGCCAGGATGGTGAAGGCGGGGCCGGACAACACGCTGGAACTGACCACGAGTGACGCGGGCGCTCTGGCCCGCTTTACCGACATCTATCGCAACATGCGCGGCGGTCTCTTGAACCTGCGACTCCGAGATCGCGGCGCCAGATCCTGGCGTGGTACAGTAGATCTGCGCAAATTTTCCCTCATCGGCGAGCAGAAGTTGCAGTCGATGGTCTCGACGCCGGCCGGTCAGGACGGCCGCAGCCTCAATCAGGCGGTGCGGAGGGATATCGACGTGAGCACGGCCCGTTTCGAGCGGGGCTTCGCCCAGCTTCTATTGGATCGTGGCGTCATCCGGGTCGACAGCGGCGTGTTGCGCGGCCTCGACGTCGGCGCCACCTTCCAGGGCACTGTCCGAGACAGGAACGGTCGCATGGACATGACCGGTACTTTCATGCCAGCCTATGGCATCAACCGCTTGTTCGGCGAGCTGCCGCTGATCGGCGTCCTGCTCGGTAACGGTCGCGATCGTGGCCTGCTCGGCATTACCTTCAAGCTGACCGGACCATTCAACCAGCCGCATCTGACGATCAACCCGCTATCGCTCATCGCCCCGGGCGTTTTCCGCAACATTTTCGAGTTTCAATGAAGGGCCGGCGTAGCGGCCGGCCCCTGGATCGTGACTTGGTGGCCGGTCAGACCGGCCGCACCAGTATGTGCTTCTTCTTGCCGAGCGACAGCTTGAAGACGCCATCGGCGGTGACGTCGCCGCTTCCGACGACACGGCGCTCATCATTGATCTGCTCGTCATTGATGCGAACGCCGCCGCCCTGGACGTGGCGGCGAGCCTCGCCGTTCGATCCGGCGAGGCCGGCACGGACCAGCAGTGTCAGTAGGCCCAGGCCCGATTCGAGCTCGTGGGCGGAAACGTCGATCGACGGCAGGTTTTCTGCAAGCGCACCTTCTTCAAAGGTCTTGCGTGCCGTTTCTGCCGCCTGCTCGGCTGCTGCCCGACCGTGCAGCATCGCAGTGATTTCGGTCGCCAGGATCTTTTTCACCTCGTTGATCTCGGAGCCGCCGAGGTTGGACAGGCGCTCGATTTCCGCCATCGGCAACGTCGTATAGAGCTTCAGGAAGCGCGTGACGTCGGCATCCTCGGTGTTGCGCCAGTACTGCCAGAAATCATAGGACCCCAGCATGTCCGGGTTGAGCCAGATGGCGCCGTTTACCGACTTGCCCATCTTGGCGCCGGAAGCCGTAGTCAGCAGCGGTGACGTCAGCGCATAGAGTTGCGGCGTTCCCATGCGGTGGCCGAGATCGATGCCGTTGACGATGTTTCCCCACTGATCCGAGCCGCCCATCTGCAGGCGGCATCCGGTGCGCTTGCAAAGCTCCACAAAGTCGTAGGCCTGTAGGATCATGTAGTTGAACTCGAGGAACGACAGCGATTGCTCGCGGTCGAGGCGCGTCTTGACGCTGTCGAAGGAAAGCATGCGGTTGACGGAGAAGTGGCGGCCGACATCGCGCAGGAACTCGAGGTAGTTGATGCCCAGCAACCAATCGGCGTTGTTGATCATCAATGCGTCGGTAGGGCCTTCGCCATAGCGCAGATAATTCGAGAAAACCGTCTTGATGCTCGCGATGTTGGCGGCGATCGTTTCCGACGTCATCAACTGCCGTGCCTCATCCTTGAAGGACGGATCGCCAACCATGCCGGTTCCTCCGCCCATCAGCGAGATGGGCCGGTGGCCGGTCGCCTGAAGCCAGTGCAGCATCATGATCTGGATAAGCCCGCCCGCATGCAGGCTCGGCGCCGTCGGGTCGAATCCGATATAGGCAGTCACGATTTCCTTGCGGAACAGCTCATCGAGGCCGGTATCATCCGATGTGGTATGGATGAAACCGCGTTCTTTGAGAGTGTGGAGGAAATCGGACTTGAACTCGGACATAAGCTGTCTCTTTCGGCTTGTTGGGACGTCTGCGGCGGGCGTTTATCACTGTTTTGTCGAAAGTGCACGTTTTTGCTCGGGCAGCGTTTTGCTATGACCGGTGGATAAAGAAAAATGCGCGGAGGGCATCCATGGGCAAGGTGTTGACGGCGATCGGCCTGATGAGCGGCACGAGCATGGATGGTATCGACGTCGCCCTCGTCGAAACCGACGGCGACACGATCGTTCGAAGAGGGCCGTCAGCCGGATATGCCTATGATGCTGCCTTCCGAGATCGTCTGAAGCAGGGGCTCGACGATGCCAAGTCGATCCGCAAGAGAGACGAGCGGCCCGGAACGCTGGCGGACCTCGAGCGGGACCTGTCGCTGAGGCACGCGGATGCGGTGAAGATATTTCTTCACGAAAACAATCTTTTGCAAGACACTGTTGACGTAATAGGTTTCCATGGGCAGACGGTCCTACACCGCCCCGACGAGGCCCTGACCGTTCAGATCGGCGATGGACACCTGCTGGCGAGGGAAACCCTGATCGACGTGGTCTACGACATGCGGGCGAACGACATGGCGCATGGCGGCCAAGGGGCGCCGCTCATCCCGGCCTATCACGCCGCATTGGCCCGCGACTTATCCGAGAGCTCGGAGATCGAAGCGCCTGTCGCCTTCGTGAACATCGGCGGCATTTCCAACATCACCTTCATCGGGACCGGCGAGGCGATCATCGCCTATGACAGCGGGCCGGGAAACACGTTGATCGACCAGTGGGTGGAAGCCCATGCCGGCATTCCCTATGACCAGGGCGGCATGATTGCGAGCGAAGGCTCGGTGCTGCCGGAGCTTGCCGAACGCTACCTCGCTCATCCCTTCTTCTCGTCGGACAAGCGCCGCTCGCTCGACCGCAACGACTTTGCGCCGCCTGCAGCTGCTGACGCGAGCCTCGAAGACGGTGCCCGCACATTGGCGCATGTGACGGCGGCCGCCATATTGCGGTCGGCACGGCATCTTCCGAAAATGCCGGGAACTTACATCATCTGCGGCGGCGGCCGCCTCAATCCCGTCATCATGCGGGACCTGGCCTCACTTGCGGAGGCAGCAGCCGGACGGGTGCTTGCCGCTGAGGCGCTGGGCCTGAACGGCGATTCGATGGAAGCCGAAGCCTGGGCCTACCTGGCCGTCCGGTCATTGCGCGGGCTGCCGTTGAGCTATCCCGGCACCACGGGCGTCACCCAGCCGATGAGCGGCGGCCGGCGGGCGGCAAGGCCGAAAGATGCACTGAAGTCAAAGAGCTGAGGCATTATTTAATGAATTCTTCGTGCGCGATGGCTACATTTCCCGCCGCGAGGCGCAATTTCGCGCCTCGTTGATTTGGGCTGGGACTTTCGGATTCTATCGATGGGTGGTGCGATATCCCTGCTGGCGGTGAATTTCATCATTGCCCAGATATTCGTGGTGGCCTTTCTCATCATTGCCGCAAAAAGTCGTGCAAAAGGCCCGGCGATCTGGTGCGCGGCCGGCTTCGCCGTCGCCTCGCTCGCGGCCGTCTTCGAGACCGTACTGCCCTTCACGCCTGTGCCGAAGTTCTTTGCCGTCGGGGCATTTGCCAGCGTTCTTGGCGGCTTCATCCTCCTTCGCCTTTCGTTAGGGCTCTTCTATCAGGTGCCGGCGCGCCTGCTTGTCCTTACAGTCTTCTTCCTGGGTTCGGTGCTGCTCGATCTGCTGATCTACGACTTGCCGCGCGGAACGCTTCGGCACGCCTTCTTCTACCAGCTGCCGTTCTTCGTCATCCAGGCATGGTCGGCATCGACCGTGCTGAGGTCCAAGCGTCGGTCCCCCGCGGACTGGATCCTGTTCGGCCTATTGGTTCTGACGTCGATCTACTACCTTGTGAAAATCTACGCCGCCATTGCAGCCGGATCGGGCGCCACGGCGGCGGATTACCTCGCAAGTCCGTTCGCTCTCATTTCGCAAGCGCTTGGCGCAATGCTGATCGTCGCGACAGGCATGGCGATCCTCGGGGTGATGGTCAAGGATATCATCGACGAGGCCCGCGCCAGCTCCGAGCTCGACGCGCTCTCCGGCCTCTGCAATCGCCGCGGCTTCGTCGATCGCGTCACACCAATGTTGGAGACCTGTGGGGGCGAGGGGCCCGGGACGCTGATTCTCGCCGACCTCGACCGCTTCAAGCTGGTCAACGATACTTACGGCCATCATGCCGGCGACGGCGTGATCCGGCAGTTCTCCCGTGTTCTTGTGGAGCTCATGCCGATGAGGGCCGTGGCAGCGCGGCTCGGCGGGGAGGAGTTCGCGGTATTTCTGCCTCGTGTCGGGCTGGCGGAAGCGCGCGTGCTCGCTCAGGGGATGCGCGCGGCAATGGCATCGACGCGGGTCGAGGGATTGCCCGAAAGCGTCAGGATCACGGCAAGCTTCGGGGTTGCGGCCATTGTTCCGGGAGAGCCGATGGAAGCGGCGATGCAGCGCGCCGACAAGGCGCTCTATGCCGCCAAGGCCGGGGGCAGGAACCGCGTGGAATGCGCCGAACCGCCGGTGCTCGTGCTGCCCGCCACGTCCCGGCGGGTGGGGCGGTCATAGATTAGATACAAAACGGCCCGGAAATCGAATGCGATCTCCGGGCCGGCTCGTATATGGAAATGGAACTTCCTCAGCGAATGCGCTTCGCCGCGGGCTCCGGCACCAGCTCTCCGTTGAGGCGACGGTCGAGATAGTCCTCGCATTCCCCCATCAGGGTCTCGATCTGGCCGTTGAAGAAGTGGTTCGCGCCGGAAACCGTCTTGTGCGTGATCAGGATGCCCTTCTGCGCCTTCAACTTTTCGACGAGACCGTTCACGTCCTTCTCCGGCGCGACCTTGTCGCTGTCGCCGTTGATGATGAGGCCCGATGACGGGCAGGGCGCCAGGAACGAGAAGTCATAGATGTTCGGCTGCGGTGCAACCGCCATGAAGCCCTCGATCTCGGGACGGCGCATCAGAAGCTGCATGCCGATCCAGGCGCCGAACGAATAGCCGGCCACCCAACAGCTCTTCGAATCGGGATGCAGGCTCTGCACCCAATCGAGCGCCGAGGCCGCATCGGAAAGTTCGCCCGCACCATGGTCGAATTCGCCCTGGCTGCGGCCGATGCCGCGGAAATTGAACCGCAGTGTCGTAAAGCCGCGCTTCTGGAACATGTAAAAGAGCTGGTAGACGATCTGGTTGTTCATCGTCCCGCCGAACTGCGGATGCGGATGCAGGATGATGGCGATCGGTGCACTCTTCTGCTTCGAAGGCTGATAGCGGCCTTCGAGGCGACCGGCCGGTCCGTTGAAGATGATTTCGGGCATAGGTTCTCCGGGAACGTTTCTGGTTCAAATCGTCGTTGTTGATGCCGTTCTGTCTTGACGAAAGCAGTCAGCTTTTCTAGAACGCACTTTAGAACCGTTCAAAACTTCGATGCGGGCACTCCGCCGCGTTCGTCGTCTCATAGGACAAGCGGCGCGGAAAATTCAAGAAAAATGCAACGGCATCGATTGCAGGGATTGAACCGTCGGCTCTAGCGAAGGAAGCAATGCCGGGACCGCGCATATACATGGATTGGAATGCGACAGCGCCGCTTCTGCCCGAAGCGCGCGATGCTTTCCTGTCCGCGCTCGATGCGGTCGGCAATCCCTCGTCCGTTCACGGCGAGGGTCGGGCCCTTCGAGGCCTGATCGAAAGCGCGCGCCGTGATGTTGCCGCGCTTTGCGGCGCCAAGGCCTCCTCGGTGATATTCACCAGCGGCGCCACGGAAGCGGCCAACATGGTGCTGACGCCGGATTTTCGTATGGGCCGCACGCCGCTCAAGCTCGGCAAGCTCTATGTCTCTGCGATCGAGCATCCGGCGGTGCGCGAGGGCGGACGTTTCGCGCGAGAGAATATTTGCGAAGTGCCTGTCACCAGCGACGGCGTTATCGATTGTATCGCGCTCGAGACGTTGCTTGCGGCGCATGATCGCCAGTCGGGCCTGCCGATGGTGGCCGTGATGCTCGCCAATAACGAGACGGGCATTGTCCAGCCGATCGGCGAAGTTTCTGCAATCGTGCGTGCCCACGGGGGACTGTTAGTCGTCGACGCCGTGCAGGCCGCCGGCCGCCTGCCGCTGTCGATCGAGAGCCTGGGCGCCGACTTCCTCATCATCTCGTCGCACAAGCTCGGCGGGCCGAAAGGGGGCGGCGCACTCGTCGCCCGCGGCGAGGTCATGATGCCTGCGCCCCTGATCCGCGGCGGCGGTCAGGAGAAGGGCCATCGCTCGGGCACCGAGAACGCGCCGGCGCTGGCGGGCTTCGGGGCAGCTGCCAGGGCGGCTGCCGACAACCTGGGCGCCCGCGCGGCCGCGATTGCCGCTCTGCGCGATCGGCTTGAGGCGCAGATGCTGGAAAGCGCACCGGACGTGGTGATCCATGGTCGAAACGCGCCGCGAATCGCCAATACGTCCTTCTTCACGCTTCCGGGCCTGAAGGCGGAGACCGGCCAGATTGCCTTCGATCTTGAAGGCGTGGCCCTCTCGGCAGGCTCTGCGTGCTCTTCCGGCAAGGTTGGACAGAGTCATGTGCTGACGGCGATGGGTTATGATCCGCGACAGGGCGCCTTGCGCCTTTCGATCGGTGCATCGACGACGCAAGCGGAGATCGAACGCTGTGCGGCAGTGTTCGCTAAAGTGGCGGCGCGGCGCCGCTCGACCGGGCAGGCCGCGTGAATGCGGAATGCCTTGAACGAAATTGCGGAAAAGCAATTTTCCGCTTGGCAAATGGGGTGAAAACCGCCTTTTAGCCATTACATAAGCGGTGCGCACATATTGCACCGCATTGACAAGCCGCCGGACCTTGGATCCGACGAGATTGGAGAGCGACATGCCTGCCGTGCAGGAAACCATTGATCAGGTCCGCCAGATCGACGTGGACCAGTGCAAATACGGCTTCGAGACGAAGATCGAGATGGACAAGGCGCCGAAGGGCCTGTCCGAGGATATCATCCGCTTGATCTCCGAGAAGAAGAACGAACCGGAATGGATGCTCGAATGGCGCCTCGAGGCCTATCGCCGCTGGCTCACCATGGACGAGCCCAGCTGGGCGCGTGTCCGCTATTCGAAGATCGACTTCAACGAGATTCACTATTACGCCGCGCCGAAGGGCACGACCGGCCCGAAATCGCTCGACGAGGTCGATCCGGAGCTGCTCAAGGTCTATGAGAAGCTCGGCATTCCACTGAAGGAGCAGGAGATTCTGGCCGGCGTCGAGAAGACGAGGATCGCCGTCGATGCGGTGTTCGACTCCGTTTCCGTCGTTACCACCTTCAAGGAAGAACTGAAGAAGGCCGGCGTCATCTTCATGTCGATCTCGGAGGCGATGCGGGAGCACCCGGATCTCGTAAAGAAGTATCTCGGTACGGTGGTACCTCAGTCCGATAACTTCTATGCAACGCTGAACTCCGCCGTCTTCACCGATGGTTCCTTCGTCTATGTGCCGAAGGGCGTCCGTTGCCCGATGGAGCTTTCGACCTATTTCCGCATCAACGAGAAGAACACGGGCCAGTTCGAGCGCACGCTGATCATTGCCGAGGAAGGCGCCTATGTCTCCTACCTCGAAGGCTGCACGGCGCCGCAGCGCGACGAGAACCAGCTTCACGCCGCGGTCGTCGAGCTGATCGCGCTGGATGACGCCGAAATCAAGTATTCGACGGTTCAGAACTGGTATCCGGGCGACAAGCATGGCAAGGGCGGCATCTACAACTTCGTGACCAAGCGTGGCGATTGCCGCGGCAAGAACTCGAAGATCTCCTGGACGCAGGTTGAGACCGGCTCGGCGATCACCTGGAAATATCCGTCCTGCATCCTGCGCGGCGATGGTTCGCGCGGCGAATTCTACTCGATCGCCGTTTCCAACGGCCACCAGCAGGTCGACTCCGGCACGAAGATGATCCACCTCGGCAAGAACACGTCGA contains the following coding sequences:
- the sufB gene encoding Fe-S cluster assembly protein SufB, translating into MPAVQETIDQVRQIDVDQCKYGFETKIEMDKAPKGLSEDIIRLISEKKNEPEWMLEWRLEAYRRWLTMDEPSWARVRYSKIDFNEIHYYAAPKGTTGPKSLDEVDPELLKVYEKLGIPLKEQEILAGVEKTRIAVDAVFDSVSVVTTFKEELKKAGVIFMSISEAMREHPDLVKKYLGTVVPQSDNFYATLNSAVFTDGSFVYVPKGVRCPMELSTYFRINEKNTGQFERTLIIAEEGAYVSYLEGCTAPQRDENQLHAAVVELIALDDAEIKYSTVQNWYPGDKHGKGGIYNFVTKRGDCRGKNSKISWTQVETGSAITWKYPSCILRGDGSRGEFYSIAVSNGHQQVDSGTKMIHLGKNTSSRIISKGIAAGVSDNTYRGQVSAHRKAENARNFTQCDSLLIGDKCGAHTVPYIEAKNSTAQFEHEATTSKISEDQLFYCLQRGIPAEQAIALIVNGFVKEVIQELPMEFAVEAQKLIGISLEGSVG